Part of the Tenebrio molitor chromosome 4, icTenMoli1.1, whole genome shotgun sequence genome, AAAAGCACTCCGGTACTCCTCTATTTCTTCTACCTCCATCTCAGCGCCTTCTACGGGTTGTATTTAATGACAACCACTGCATCAGGGAAAACTACTGTTTGGAGTACTCAGGTTCAACTGTCCTCACTATATTTACCACTATtcattttttcctcttattgtTCTGCTGTGTCGAAGGGATCACCGTCGGTACTCACAGATTGTGGTCCCATCGCACCTTCAAAACCAAGTTACCGTTGAGGATTCTTTTGGCTTTCTTTCAAACTTTGACCGTCCAGAAGGAAATACGAGGACTGGGTGAGAGACATGGGTTGGATGGTCGTCATGATTCAAAGAAAATTGGTACTGATAAAGAAACTGAATATTGCTGTGATTCTCTACTTTTGGTGTACTAATAAAGGGatagattttcaattttaattcggGTTGCAAAAGTATTGAGTGATTCAAAGTGATTGTGGCAACTAAGTAccaaaatttatgtggcaacaaaaattttaaaaaatatgttaaaattattatggTATCTTCTAGACTTATTTTCAACTCTAACCAAACTTCCCTAAAGAATCTAGGTTGCAGTACCTTTAAGGGCAAACCATATTTTTGGGGGAAAATcgtaatgtttaatttaaattttctctgCAGGTACTACTAGAAAGTTTGGGCTTCCTCGGTCACCTTCTGGATTCCATGGCATCGTACCGTGGTAGGTACATACTTCTGGAACGAGAACTCTGACACCCATGCACCATGTTTCGCGTGTGACTTAGTATTCACGTAGAAGTACTGGAAAGTACCTAGCAAATTTTTGGAAGCACGGCATCGCAGCTTGaatcatttgtttttgttatctCTATGATTATCCAGTTATGTTATAATAGTTCATTATTATGAATAAGTCGGTATCTGATAAATAATGTAACTGTTACCAAAACTATGACCTCTTGCTATTGTACCTGACGACCTCTGACTCCATTTCAATTGGTCTAAGTTCATTACCAAACGTGACAAAACTTGATTTGTGCAAACCTTATTACTAATTTTACTTACCCAACAATGTTAATTAATCGTTATATAAACACCACGGAGCCGCTCAGTAGCTATCAGTACTTCAGCGTCCAGTCCAAAAATGGCACCTAATTCGACCACCTTCGATTCTGTATCTCCAACGGTACCATCACCAGAAACCAAGAGATCCAAGATTGAAATCGTATGGAAGAAGGTAATCTTCTTCGCCTACTTGCACATCGGTGCTATTTACGGCTTGTACCTCCTGGTAACAGAAGCAAAATGGGCGACTTGGCTCTGGTGTAAGTACCTTTTCCTCCTTTCCTAactgaattttgatttttatttccttCACTTTTGCAGGGTACGTGATTATGTTGGTTTCGACACAAGGCACCGGCGCTGGAGTACATAGACTGTGGTGCCATCGTAGTTACAAAGCCAAGCTACCATTGAGAATCCTGTTGGCATTCTACCAAACCATCACCTTCCAGAAAGACATCTACGACTGGTGCAGAGACCATCGGGTCCACCACAAGTACTCGGACACGGATTCTGACCCCCACAACGCAAGTCGGGGATTCTTTTACAGTCACATGGGTTGGCTGATGTGCAAGAAACAAGAAGAAGTGACCAGCAAGGGTAAGAAACTGGATTTGAGCGATCTGGAAGCGGACCCAGTGGTGATGTTCCAAAGAAAGTGAGTAGAAACGCAATCAAAGCGATTCCAGATTAGTAACACTTGAATCAAGGTACTACTGGTACTTGGCTCCGGTGATCGCTTTCCTCATGCCAGCCACAGTACCGTGGTACTTCTGGAATGAGCGCTTCGAAGTGTCGTGGTACGTCTGCAACATGCTTCGCTATTTCCTCACTTTGCACGGTACCTGTTTGGTAAACAGTGCTGCTCATATTTTTGGGACAAGACCGTACGACAAGTAAGTACCACGATTTGTGTGACACGTCTAGTCACGGTACTACTTTCAGGAATATTTTACCAACACAGAATCTTTGGGTGTCGTATATTACGAACGGTGAAGGATTCCACAATTACCACCACGCGTTCCCTTGGGATTACAAAGCGGCGGAGTTGGGAAGTTACTATGGAAACTGGAGTACTGCTTTTATCGACTTAATGGCCAAAATCGGTTGGGCGTACGATCTTAAGAGCGTGTCAGCGAAAATGGTCGAGAAGAGGGCTTTGAGGACAGGAGATGGCAGTTGGAAATTTGACACCGCCAACGACAAGGCTGTATGGGGGTGGGATGACAAGAATATGGACGAGAATGATATCAAAATGGCGGAGGTTACGTATAGAGGTGAATCCAAGAGtggttaattattattattacttagcTGTGATTTTTTATGTAGTATTGTATCAAtgcaatgatttttttctaataaaatgaCTGTAATTTGAGTGGTACTTGTGGAACTACCTTACAAAAAGATCAAAAGCCGAAGAAGTACCTcccttaaaatataaaaattttgaaaacaaggAAAAAAGGTTTAAACGACACAAAAATGAATTGGAAGGTAAAAACAAACTGGTACtcaaacaacaaataaaattgtcgtaCCACAATAAGCGCTCTATGTGATGTGCTCATGAGAGTCAGCCATATTATACAGAAtaccaaaaatgtaaaattttggaaaacacAATAGGCACAACAGGTACTACCTAGGTAGATAAAGAGTTGAGTAGAAAAGTAGTGAGTGGTACTTAAACTGAAGATGTTTACttaaaacatcaaaattattttagctTAAAAAAGAATAACACCACTGAAAGGTactattgcaaaaaaaaattaaaattatttggttCGTAATGGTACCTAGTGAAAGTCCGTTGGGCCCTCATTCAATACTGCAGCAGTTTGAATCGATATCAACAGAAGATAAactgaaaagaaaactagTACCTATTGGTGGTACCAAGTAGATCCGAAAGCACTGAAATTGTCGAATTGGGTACCATTTTGCTTGCAGACCAGAGGTGCACAATAATTATCATAGTTTAGCATGAATGTGAACAAACTAGGTCAGTACTTTGTTCGTGAACTTATCGTACCAAGACAATGGAAAAGTTCAGGTTAGGTAACAGGTCAATCAATTAATAATCGATTGAGGCAAATTTGGATTGGccaaatgaatttttattggcCGCTGACGTTATGTGGGGTTTCATAATAGAAAAGACGAATGTCACttgtcataaatattttattaacttgTATTAAAAAACCACACTGTACAAACAACTATGTACAAAGACAAAATCCCTAGAAATCCCTAACTTCAAAACGTTGCCAACCTACTGAAACTAATTAAGGTACTGATTTGTAGCTCATTGTGTAGTTACTAAAAGAAAATGGCGCCTCAATCCTATTCAAAAACATGGTCGCATAGGATGAAAACAACCACAagacaaacaaagccaaaacaatatttttgagtATATCTAAGTAGTACAACCTCTTCAACAGTTTCCTGGCGTAGGGAAGTGTCTCCGGATCCTCGCGGACGCAATACCTCCGCGCCCCCAACACATAATCCAGCAAATACTGATTGTAATCGATTTTGTTCCTGTTGGTATAAAAGATTTCTTTATCCCGCTTGGTCATCTCGTTCCAAATCTTGGTGAAGTTGTCGTTGCAGAAGTACCAAGGTCTGGTGGTGTAGTACTGGAAGACTTCAAGCCCGCCGTGAATCCGCTTCTGCGTCCTAACTAGGCTAAACAACGAATCAGTACCTGCAGTACCGAAGAATCAAAGTACTTACAAAGGCTTGTTTCCGGTCATCACCATTAAAAAGTCGACCAAGTAGGCCGGAATAACGTGGAGGAAAAACACGGCGAGCATGTGGTAAAAGTAGTTCGACTTAAACCCGCCCCTCGGGTACCACAAGCACACGCTGAAGGGGTTGTCGTAGAAGTGCTTCCGGCCGATGTCCAAAGCGCTGCCCCAGCTGATCGTGTTGTCGTTATTCGCGGTCACGTGGTAGACCCTGACGTCTCTCGTAGCCGGTGACGTCACCACTTTCCAACCAATCGCGATAAGAGCGTTGGTGGCGCAGTCCACCGGCTCGATGTTGGCCTCCAGGGTGTGGTCACAGTGCATGGACCGAATCACGCCCTTTCCCGCCCCCACCAACATCCCAGTGGGACCGTTCAGGTTGTCCACCCACCCAGGCATGGGCTCCTTCCACGCGGCTGTCACTATAGACGGCCTGGCGATCACCAGAGGGAGCCTCGACGCGTACTCCGACACCAACTGTTCTGTCAAGCACTTGGTGTACGCGTACGTGTTGGGGGAGGATTTGAGTAACTTGGGGGTGAGGCTTTCCAGCATGGTCTCGTCCATCCAAGACACCATGTCAAGAATCTTCCTGGGGTCGTGGGGCGCCTTGTACAGCTTCTCCTCCAACCTAACCTCATTGCAGTGACAGTACGACGTTGACACATGAATGAAAGCTGTCAGTTTTTTGAAAGTGCAAGCCACGTCCAACAGATTTTTGGTTCCCCCTGTATTGAACAACACCGCGGTTTTGAGCGACTGGTCGAAGCGCACGTTCGCCGCCATGTGGAAGATTATGTCAACGCTGTCCTGAAGAGTTTTCTCATCGTCGTTTGACAGATTTAAATTGGGTTGTGTGATGTCTCCAGCGATACAGTTGATCTTCTTTAGTAGTTTTTCGCCGTCGGGTTGGTCACGCAACTTGTCAAAAACCTGGTACAGAAAAGAAGTAAAGTGAGATTCTCGCACAAGAAGTCAGTTAGTATAAATCTTAGAACAATGAGTTtaatatattttcatttattcaggTTTAGTGACAATCTGGTAggacataacctcacatttaCAGCCAAAAGCCGAAacgaaaagtgaggttagatgaCGAGAGTTTTACACCGAAAAGTACTTAGGACTTGTTAGAATGTCCACTTAATACGTTTACTATGAATTTATTGTTCAGATGGAGCCACAGCTCGGTgcgaacataacctcacactCACCGGACAACTGACGATATCTTGGATTCTCTCGTTGGACTTTTTGCCTTTCTTGGGCCGGACTAGCACGGAAATGGTGGACAAATCTGGACAACATCTTAGCAGCTTCTCTACGAGGACCTTGCCCATGAAACCAGTGGCCCCCGTGATCAGGACATGTCGGTCCTTGTAGAATTCCGCAATCACAGATGTGTCCTCCATAGCTCAATCTGCAATTACACAGTAAAGTACCTAGTTAGACGCAAATGCATAAATCTTAAGAAGGTCAATCGTGGATAAGTCACCTTACTCAATACTGAACGCGGAAATGTCGTGTACTGCAGTGGTACACCTAAATggaatttatttgtttgtggTTGCGGTTTGCAATTTGCATTAATTTCGCACGAAATCGGCTCGCCGACGCCACTGGAGCAACAATTAAGAAACCAATAATCGAGGTAATTATGCAATTGAAAACCATAAACGTGTGAGTCTCGCATTACAATTGTGCAATTAATAAGGTGTATCGTTGTTCAAGTAGCGATACCTTCTCAGATTCCAGTGGCGTGCCAACACTCATTGGGACATTGTTTCGCCGCCGTTTGTCACACTGTAATGTCACAACTGTCGTGTCGCTAGTTTGGCAACACTGCACGTGTAGTCCAATCAGGAAGCGGCTGAATGTTTGTacgatttcaaaattttcttacCACAAAGTGACAATTAGTGTCAGCGATTGTCGATTGTGTAATTGGGTGCGATAAGCAATAAGAATTCGTGTTCTGACAGGTCGAAATGTCAAATATCCTCGGGTGGAGCGATCACTTGAACAATGTTTgctcaattttgattgtttgtGGACAGAACACTCGGTAGAACTGAGTGGTGCAGGTGTGTTTTGCACGTTTTGTCCAGAAGGTTGCATGAAAAATGCAGAGGATGACGCGGCAGATTTAGGAATTTCCGTAAGTCAAAtggtaaaaaatgcaaatgcacgaaaaatatgaataaattATGTAGTCCTGGCGGCGTGGAAGACTGGACGGAAAGTTTAGTTTGGCGTGTCGGTGCACTCTAACATAGTTGACGGTCAAGAAATTTACTCAACTCAAGAAGTGATTTGGATTGATTTTTGTTTAGGGAAAATGTCACAAAGTGCTTAATTGTTTCCTGATCAAAGCGACTACTCTAAGTGCGATAGAGCACAGACATGGATAAATTTACAaggtctttttttatttaattggatGCAGCTTTTTATATAATGTGTTGTGGGTGTTGGGTGTGGAGGAGAATCTATCGAAAACTTCTCtgtgcaaatgaaaagttGGTGGTACTTccggaaaataaattttgaacatACCCAGGATCACTGATTTGGTTTTCTATATCTAGTTGGCTCTATCATTTCCCAGTTTTTAAATAGTTGACACCATTGCACTCATTAAATGTCAATGTCCAATacagtttacaaaatttaaattttatgatttgaaaaaaaaaatactggatGGCACTGAGTTCGTCGGACGCAGTAGATAATACCgggtgactataaatgaatgtacctttttttcataggttggtaatgctgtttggttattctgctgtcaattcttttttaatgtgacattTGTCATAAGCATAGACGTAAACATAAactatttgacacaatttattaatacagaaaatgtcgaaatgaCGTTTTGTACGCTAATGTGTAAATCAAGGTAACAGGTTTgccaaagtaatttttgaaaaggtttcccaacttaagaaaaaactcagattcatttatagtcacccgttataattATGACGTAGTTTAGTGATAATTCGAGTAAGACGTTAATATGTTTCATTAGgaccaaaaaatatttttgagatttcaacattttttgtataacatctcgtatacagggtgttattgaaagctgtacagatattttaaccacgagctactggcttcatgtagaactcggaaaaaatatctaaaaaattctatgtcaaaaaataaaatgacatttattttttgagctataatttttttaaattgcttttagttttctacgttgtctcaCAAcgtcgtaggtaaaatttcggcacatgttaaaaatacaccctgtatatcatgttttgtaaattgtacgccaatgcgaagtgaCCTATAGataatatgctttaaaacaaggaaaccgcattggtgtacgttttataaaatatgatatacagggtgtattttcaaaatgtgccgaaattttacctacgaggttgtttgacaacgtagaagactaaaagcaatttaaaaaaattgtagctcaaaaaatttatgtcattttattttttgacaccattttttagatattttttccgagttctacctACATGAAggcagtagctcgtggttaaaatatctgtacaactttcaagaACACACAGTAATGTCACGATTTCAGAAATTTGGTAAAAGGGGTtagttaaaattgaaaaaaacagatttttaaaaattgtctagttcaaaaaattttggaaaaactgTGAAGCTtgaaatttaaagaaatttaaaaaaatattgcagcTAATAGAAACTCAAATAAGGGAAAATATTGAATTTCAGGTTTTTTAggaaataattgtaataatagtaatggtttttactttttagCCCAAcagacaaaataaatgtccAAAAAAGCGAATTTCGATTGGAACACACTGTATATTCTGCACTTTTAGAACCTGCATAAAAAGTAGCAGATACGAGGGTAggtactaaaaattttaaaaacttaaaaagTAGTGTATTAAGACATTGAAGAatgattttgaattttgaaatttgtcaataaatgaatgaatgaatgaaaattagtggaaatataaataaataaacaaaaacgctgaaagaataaaaagatattttcagtaatgcttcagtttcgtaaattttaaatgaagcaCTTTTCTTATCTTACACTTataattgtcaaaaaagtcacagaaaaattgaaataaaatgaaggAAAACTAAATAAGGTAAAGTAAGGAATTTTATAAACACGAATGTTTCCGAATGGAGTACTCAATCCCTGTTATGGTTTTAAACttttaagattaaaaaaatgagaaaattttaagaaaatgaaCAAAGTAGAGCAAATCTTGAAGAAATTTGGaacaatttgaatgttttacacTCCTACcaccaacacaaaaattaaataaatttaaaaaaataataatttagtgaatttcgcaaaaaaagaaCAGTAAAAGGACAAATATTGTGTGACAATAGAGAAATTTTgccataatgggaggccatgggaATTTTGCATCTAATTTGGTACTAAAGCTGTCtattgaattaggttatgtttttctaaatttgaggttataaatagcgtcaatgctagtgcattgttgtcagttttactagtttgcaatagaagaatactcagcaacatgttatgttcattttgatagctcCACATGTctggcactttagtgacggaaatcaaacagtgtccaacgttaaaaaaaaatcgtaccaaaacaacgtgaacggtgtttattttgaaaattttcaaactttattagataaatatcaaattatattttcaattgtttaaaaCCGCTGACAAATACTGTTCTGATTTTCTTGGAAACCTGTAAagtttctgattttaaatGGGATATTATGTATTCTATTTTGCAATCGAAAAAAATGCAATCTAAACAGGAAatgcgaaattaaaaattagaataCAGTGCAAAGCTGTAAAAATGTGATATTGAAGGTTTTTAAAAGTTTAAGGTTTATAGGAAAAGTTATAAGTTAACGATAACTcatctaaaaatgaaaaaaagttggaatttaaaaaattgaccgAGTTTAATGTAcccaataaaaacaaaaaccaaaaatttgaaaaatataaaacaatatgTACAAGAGTTTTAATGTTATGAAAAACACAAGAAAcggatttaaatttttaacacaataagCACAGTCGcgggcaataaattttggtcgtcaaggtcattctttgacgcaatcgaaaatgctccattgtaaaacagtcgtaaatatcataacctatcattaTGTTGTATggcattaattgtcatttttttctcatttttttgacactttgttgacatgggcataattaaagtccattcaaaaataaaaaaaccattacctgttgctttaggttggtaaaatttaaaaaaccctaggtagttactttttcatattatgttggtaactataaattatgacatttatttgattcaaaataaaattcaattgctttgaatttcgttcagattgttttattattgctcagcacgtttcattttttttattaattcttattgtttttacttaaaaatgcccagaaaaacaagaagacacttataaacacttaacctcaaaattacaattctcacaaaattttacactagacagcgttgccgatagtaattatggGGAAAATACGACGTTGgtagttttttgatttttgaatagaCTATaggcagggaatttttttaaatctgtgacaatctaaccaaattttgaaatgacattgacgaccaaaatttattgctcgcgacagtacattgCGAATAATCTTTCatttaattctaaaatttttgaattttaaattggacACCTGTGCACTAGACAGTTGTAACAAGCTTAaaacaaattgtgaaaaaataaaaagcaaaaaaatttaacaaatgtttTTGGCTTTTCCAGAAATATGTCAATTTAGCTAAGTTTAAGTGGTACACACTATACATACCGCACTGCTAGAACTAGCGTagagaaataataaatgttaaaaaacatgaataaagcaaaaaaatgtaaaacagtACAGCACTTTATGATTAGGAATTTTGCAAtgtaaattgtcaaaatttaaaacgaatTGTAAAACGATGACGCAAACTTAGATAAAGAAAAGCACGAAAGCTATTTTCTggatttttgaaaacttccAAAGTTCAAACACaactttgaaagaaaaaagtttccatttagaaaaattgaagaaaatcacttggggaacaataaaataatgcgACATTACCGGACACAGAGCAGACCAGGAAAATCACACACACCAACCTTCTTCGCGAACAAAAGCAGGAAGAATGCACTCGAACCACCTGTTTTATTAGTAATCAGACAAACCCACCTAATCACTACCGTAAGTCACAGTTTCCACCAGAGAAACCTAGAGTGGTGGGACGCGTCGACCTAACCGACCGAAAGAATTTCTCTTTCGGAATTTTCCATCCCACGAGCAAGCCCATCCACCAAGGCCCTGATTGCCTTTTAAGCGCCCCCAAATGACCCCACCCGCCGAGAAATTGTCTCGTAACCTGTACTTTCACTCTTTACCATTTTTCTGTCGATCTTACAACATGTACCGTTTCGGTCCGATTCGAACTATCTGCATGTTCGAGCTTAGGTTGCGTTACGCAACGGTGCATACCGTTCCGATTTTTTCCAACAACACAATTTGCCAAGCCCTCTAACACTTTTTCGCGTCTATTGTTACGGGGACGATTGGCTAATTGCGTGTCGCGCTGGCTAATCCACGCTAAGTGGATGTCACCCAACTGGTTACGTCACGGACGGGACAAGATGACGCACTGCTTGTGcaaatttcaagaaaaattcGCTGCGTAACCTCAACAAATAAACATAATGCCACTCGTTACGCACAAAATATGGTCttagtatttttattaataaaacaaatgggGGCACGGCATtgaggccggatttatttttagatatttccatcaaattataataattccaCTATTTTTCTCACaagaacaaattattattattattaaatctactattattattattttctgtcTCATCCCACGCACAAGAATATAGCATTTTGGCAATTCGTTCAGTCAATTGTTTTTCTTGAAACACGAAATTATGGAATTCTTTTCTACTTACCAAAAGCTTTCGTAAACTGCCACGAAAGAAAATCTGGCTGTTttgttgaagatttttttgcgACTAcgtaaaatgatttaatttaatatgacAGGGTGCGAAGGTGGCGTCGTTGCATTGTTCTTTGGGTGGATGGTGTTGAGTCAcagataataaattatttatcgaCGAGGAGTTGTAAAATTATTGCGCGATGCGGCAGCGGTGATTATTTCGTCTACAAAACACGGGAAGTTATTAATCAGCGAGCAATGTTGGGTCTAAGGTGGAGCCTTGAGGTGCCCGCAGCAAGGCCCGCGTTTAGGAAATGCTACTACTTTCTGCGGACCCGGTGTTAAATATGAGATCATTTCAGAACTCTTcgtctacttttttttgtttttctgttaCGTTATTATCAACTGCTGCCTTGTCTGCACACTTTTTGTTCttctatgttttttttttcacagaGCTTTATTTGCATGTCAAGGACACAACCAATAGGTTTGAGATATTTTTATGACACAGATAGCGACAGATATGTATTTAGAAGTAACGTTGGTCCAAGAACTGAACCTTGAGGTATCCCATATTCGTTTTCTGGTCCAGTCACTAACAATTGCTTTGTACAGCAAAATGTTTTCTGTAGGCATTTAAAATCTAAAAGATAGAAAACCTTGCcaatttgaattgaaaatgcaacccacaatacatttccaaagttaacgtggctattttaaatatcgtgtgttttaaaatgaaattatggataAATACACGATGgttttgcttccaataatgttatttgtcacaaatgacatttacgaaaaataggacaataaacattttcccaaaaaaaatttcgttttttttactattttatttaaccaaacgaatgacgtttatgtcaaaattgacgAAAATGCACAGCTagctatgttttatgtttttaaataaaaaaaatatatcattgttaactttgcaaatgtattgtgggttgcattttcaatccCGTcgactcgtgaaatacctgtatataaataaatcacGATCAGAGAAACCTTCCCGttaaaaaaagagaagaagTGTAAAACAAATGTAAGCTCAGGTAATTCTTTAGAGGTTGCGTCAAATGGGAAGATATCTTTTTATGtgatgtatcgggtgttcatttaaatttctcctcaaactcgtcagtctgcagattaaaaacgcaacaacgcaaaaagtgaggttagatttaaacagctgaccCGTGATCTGCAattcgtggtgcgttcacaatcggctcttcaacgccaaccttgaggagaaatttaa contains:
- the LOC138127553 gene encoding fatty acyl-CoA reductase 1-like; this encodes MEDTSVIAEFYKDRHVLITGATGFMGKVLVEKLLRCCPDLSTISVLVRPKKGKKSNERIQDIVSCPVFDKLRDQPDGEKLLKKINCIAGDITQPNLNLSNDDEKTLQDSVDIIFHMAANVRFDQSLKTAVLFNTGGTKNLLDVACTFKKLTAFIHVSTSYCHCNEVRLEEKLYKAPHDPRKILDMVSWMDETMLESLTPKLLKSSPNTYAYTKCLTEQLVSEYASRLPLVIARPSIVTAAWKEPMPGWVDNLNGPTGMLVGAGKGVIRSMHCDHTLEANIEPVDCATNALIAIGWKVVTSPATRDVRVYHVTANNDNTISWGSALDIGRKHFYDNPFSVCLWYPRGGFKSNYFYHMLAVFFLHVIPAYLVDFLMVMTGNKPFLVRTQKRIHGGLEVFQYYTTRPWYFCNDNFTKIWNEMTKRDKEIFYTNRNKIDYNQYLLDYVLGARRYCVREDPETLPYARKLLKRLYYLDILKNIVLALFVLWLFSSYATMFLNRIEAPFSFSNYTMSYKSVP
- the LOC138129799 gene encoding acyl-CoA Delta-9 desaturase-like translates to MAPNSTTFDSVSPTVPSPETKRSKIEIVWKKVIFFAYLHIGAIYGLYLLVTEAKWATWLWWYVIMLVSTQGTGAGVHRLWCHRSYKAKLPLRILLAFYQTITFQKDIYDWCRDHRVHHKYSDTDSDPHNASRGFFYSHMGWLMCKKQEEVTSKGKKLDLSDLEADPVVMFQRKYYWYLAPVIAFLMPATVPWYFWNERFEVSWYVCNMLRYFLTLHGTCLVNSAAHIFGTRPYDKNILPTQNLWVSYITNGEGFHNYHHAFPWDYKAAELGSYYGNWSTAFIDLMAKIGWAYDLKSVSAKMVEKRALRTGDGSWKFDTANDKAVWGWDDKNMDENDIKMAEVTYRGESKSG